In one Sesamum indicum cultivar Zhongzhi No. 13 linkage group LG12, S_indicum_v1.0, whole genome shotgun sequence genomic region, the following are encoded:
- the LOC105175742 gene encoding transcription factor TCP2-like: MEVDEIQCKFPRISNGNGRLDSTKLGHSQKMDDQYQDEEEEGENKKGPTNGGVRGGGVDLGGGVGRFYGWPSSRIVRVSRASGGKDRHSKVLTSKGLRDRRVRLSVNTAIQFYDLQDRLGYDQPSKAVEWLLKAAASSIAELPPMSNPFPDTPKQLSDEKRSSTGGSDHLGFDSAEVNMDGGGADPNYSHQQVTKSSACSSTSETSKGSGLSLSRSESRIKARERAKERVAEKEKEKENDSSHVASLNPISQTTSFTELLSGGINNVNNSHHNTTTSPNSSVHQNPNSSGGTTNESNFFLKSPRQWSSTPMDYFTSGLLGPPAARPGQMQLANPFAPAASPLFSVTGEHQPELQHFSFVPDHFVPVVNAAAGGNGSSNNNHHNGSSEYNLNFTISSSANSSGLAGFNRGTLQSNSSSPSLLPHLQRFPDGSPPSFFIGTAASVENHHQFLSGYDARLQLCYGDAHANNGGRHSGQKGKGKN; the protein is encoded by the coding sequence ATGGAGGTAGATGAGATTCAATGTAAGTTCCCAAGAATCAGCAATGGTAACGGAAGACTCGACTCAACTAAGTTAGGCCACAGTCAAAAAATGGATGACCAGTATCaggatgaagaagaagaaggagagAACAAAAAGGGTCCCACCAACGGCGGAGTACGTGGTGGAGGCGTTGATCTTGGTGGTGGTGTAGGTAGGTTTTACGGCTGGCCTTCGTCTCGTATTGTTAGGGTTTCGCGAGCATCCGGTGGGAAAGATAGGCACAGCAAAGTTCTGACATCCAAGGGGCTAAGAGACCGACGGGTGAGGCTCTCGGTGAACACCGCTATCCAATTCTATGATCTGCAAGATCGTTTAGGGTACGATCAGCCGAGCAAGGCGGTAGAGTGGCTGCTGAAGGCGGCGGCCAGCTCTATTGCGGAGCTGCCACCGATGAGTAATCCATTCCCCGACACCCCTAAGCAGCTGAGCGATGAGAAGAGATCGAGCACCGGGGGGAGTGATCATCTCGGGTTTGACTCAGCTGAAGTGAATATGGATGGTGGTGGTGCGGATCCCAATTACTCCCACCAGCAGGTTACAAAATCTTCCGCTTGTAGTAGTACTTCTGAAACTAGTAAGGGCTCGGGGCTTTCGCTTTCCAGATCTGAAAGCAGGATCAAAGCCAGGGAGCGTGCTAAGGAAAGGGTAGCggagaaggagaaggagaaagagaaCGACTCTTCTCATGTTGCTTCTTTGAACCCTATTTCTCAAACTACTTCTTTCACTGAGCTCTTGAGTGGAGGTATTAACAATGTCAATAATAGCCACCACAACACCACTACTAGTCCTAACAGCTCAGTTCATCAAAACCCCAACAGTAGTGGTGGTACCACAAATGAGTCAAATTTCTTCCTAAAATCTCCCAGGCAGTGGTCCTCTACTCCTATGGATTACTTTACTTCTGGGCTTTTAGGGCCACCGGCAGCTCGTCCTGGGCAAATGCAATTGGCAAACCCATTTGCACCGGCGGCTTCGCCACTGTTTAGTGTGACGGGGGAACACCAGCCGGAGCTCCAGCACTTCTCCTTTGTCCCAGACCACTTTGTCCCAGTTGTCAATGCTGCTGCCGGAGGGAACGGAAGCAGCAACAATAACCATCATAATGGCAGCAGTGAGTACAACCTGAACTTCACAATCTCTTCTTCTGCTAATTCATCTGGCCTTGCTGGCTTTAATAGGGGGACCCTTCAGTCCAATTCTTCTTCGCCGTCTCTGTTGCCTCACCTCCAGAGGTTTCCTGACGGATCTCCTCCAAGTTTCTTCATTGGCACCGCAGCGTCTGTGGAGAACCACCACCAGTTCCTCTCTGGATACGACGCCCGCTTGCAGCTCTGCTACGGCGATGCCCATGCTAATAATGGCGGCAGGCACTCCGGCcagaaaggaaaaggaaaaaactgA